A genome region from Sceloporus undulatus isolate JIND9_A2432 ecotype Alabama chromosome 1, SceUnd_v1.1, whole genome shotgun sequence includes the following:
- the TOMM20L gene encoding TOMM20-like protein 1, with protein sequence MSFRKALFWLLAGACGLAMLGYCLYFDRKRRGAPDFKRRLREKRRKENEKAKERDTKFRKLKDTAKLQDFFLQEIQLAEQWLAIGEHTKSTEHLANAISVCTHPNELLKVLEQTLPPHVFEMLLHTIPYAVERLETALNEQD encoded by the exons ATGTCTTTCCGGAAGGCTCTCTTTTGGCTCCTGGCGGGCGCCTGCGGCTTAGCCATGCTGGGCTACTGCCTTTATTTTGACCGCAAACGGCGAGGCGCCCCTGACTTCAAGCGGAGGCTGAGGGAAA aaagaagaaaagagaatgaaaaggCAAAAGAGCGTGATACAAAG TTTCGCAAGCTGAAAGATACTGCAaagctacaagatttctttctgcAAGAGATACAGTTGGCAGAGCAATGGCTGGCAATAG GTGAGCACACGAAGAGCACTGAACACCTTGCCAATGCCATTTCAGTGTGTACACATCCAAACGAACTACTGAAAGTCCTCGAACAGACTCTGCCACCCCACGTATTTGAGATGCTTCTGCATACCATTCCATATGCAGTGGAG AGGCTTGAGACGGCACTGAATGAACAGGATTAG
- the TIMM9 gene encoding mitochondrial import inner membrane translocase subunit Tim9: MAGQISESDQIKQFKEFLGTYNKLTETCFLDCVKDFTSREVKPEEMTCSEHCLQKYLKMTQRISMRFQEYHIQQNEALAAKAGLLSQPR; this comes from the exons ATGGCTGGGCAAATATCGGAATCTGATCAGATCAAGCAG TTCAAGGAATTCCTTGGGACATACAACAAACTGACAGAAACCTGCTTCCTGGACTGTGTGAAAGATTTCACTAGCCGAGAagtcaagccagaagag ATGACATGTTCGGAACACTGCTTACAGAAGTATTTAAAAATGACCCAGAGGATATCTATGAGGTTTCAAGAGTACCATATTCAACAGAATGAAGCACTTGCAGCCAAAGCAGGACTTCTTAGCCAGCCTCGCTAG